Genomic window (Podarcis muralis chromosome 9, rPodMur119.hap1.1, whole genome shotgun sequence):
TGCTGGAGGTCACCTGTAAGTTGGGGATCACACAGACTCATCTCACACTTAATTTAGGGACTGACTGGTATAATCAACAGTTGCAAAGGTCTCCTGCAGAATAAATTGACCTATATAACTTTTCTCTACCACTGACACTCCTATGTACACATACATGTGGCAAAAACCATATCAGGAGTGGGCTTCTGTTTATTAAAAGTAGATGTGGtccttttgggttttgtttttcaggCGGAAAAGATAGCATCCCAGATGATAACAGAGGGTCGCATGAATGGATTCATTGATCAGATAGATGGAATTGTTCACTTTGAAAGTAAGTTAAGCTCTAGCTTGTTGTTCTTGCTCTAGGTGCGGTTGAAGCACGTGTAAtgcaaaagcaaaatattttggcCTGGTGTACAAtcaacatgggacgcgggtggcgctgtgggttaaaccactgagcctagggcttgccgatcagaaagtcggtggttcggattcccgtgacggggtgagctcccattgcttggtcccagctcctgccaacctagcagttcgaaagcacgtcaaagtgcaagtagataaataggtactacctctgcgggaaggttaacggcatttctgtgcgctgctctggttcaagagaagcggcttagtcatgctggccacatgaaccggaagctgtacaccggctccctcggccaataaagcgagatgagcaccgcaaccccagagtcgtctgcgactggacctaatggtcaggggtccctttaccttttacaatcaACATATGACAAAGTGGTAATTCTCGCTGTAGCCACCAGATGGCAGTAGTGTCCATGCAACAGTTTGAATTCCTGTATTCCAAAATACCTGTATCTGCAGACTTGGTAACAGAAAATTTGCTTATGCAGCAAACGAATAATGGCAGGAAATTTAATAGAAACAAGCAGTGAATGCAAGAATAAATTCTTCTATTGTCTTTTAGCTCGTGAAGCCTTGCCGACGTGGGACAAACAGATTCAGTCTCTCTGCTTCCAAGTTAACAACCTTTTGGAGAAGATTAGTCAGACTGCCCCAGAATGGACAGCACAGGCAATGGAAGCTCAGATGGCTCAGTAGACTTTCATTTCCCCCGTTCTGTAgatattgtttgtttattttcatcTAAAAATGTGAAGCTAGCATAAGAACTTATGGCTTTGGCTCAACTTCTGCTAGAACCCTAACTAGACAAAGGTGTAGATGTGTGTACATTATGTTTAAAACCCCAAAGGTTTATCTTAAAGGTATGGTAGTACATCATAGACATTAAGCTGTTTAAAAAATAACTGAATGGAATACAAGATGTTTTTTAAGTTTTGCATTAAAATTTCAGTTGTTTCGTGGCCTtgtgaatatttgtgtgtgtgcgttgaAAACTGACGTGCCATATTCTATTTAGCTGTAGTTATTCCAATAAAGGCAGGCTAGAAGTTAATCAGATTCACTATCTTCAATTGTCATTTGCTgcatcctatcctatcctatcccgggtggcgctgtgggtaaaacctcagtgcctaggacttgccgatcgcatggtcggcggtttgaatccccgcggcggggtgagctcccgtctttcggtcccagctcctgcccacctagcagttcgaaagcacccttaagtgcaagtagataaataggtaccgctttatagcgggaaggtaaacggcgtttccgtgtgctgcgctggtgctggctcgccagagcagcttcgtcacgctggccacgtgacccggaagtgtctccggacagcgctggctcccggcctcttaagtgagatgagtgcacaaccctagagtcggacacgactggcccatacgggcaggggtacctttaccttttatcctccCCACAGAACTTCCATCAGGATAATTGATTTCTTGTGTTGAATTTACAGTCGGTGGAGCTGTTTGTTAAACCTTTGAAGGCTTTCATCCTTTGtttattatatgtatatatagccTCTCCGTATACAGAGCAAAGAGAAAACCAGTACAAGGAAGTTGCCATCCACTCTAGCCAAATATGTGTGGATGGGAGTGGATCTGGCCCCTAAACCTGTATGAGCAATGTCTAGTGAAACTAAGGGACAAGGGGAGAGGAATAGTTATAGTGGGAAAACGTTTATTGACATCAGTTATGCAAAAACCATGTAAATCAATATAGTTCATGTGAATCTTAGAACTTGGCTatcctgggttaaaccacagagcctaggacttgccgatcagaaggtcggtggttcgaatccccgcgatggggtgagctcccatcactcggtccctgctcctgccaacctagcagtttgaaagcatgtcaaagtacataggtaccgctccggcggggaggtaaatggcgtttccgtgcgctgctctggttcgccagaagcggcttagtcatgccagccacatgacctggaagctgtatgtcagctccctcagccaataaagcgagatgagcgccacaaccccagagtcgatcacgactggacccaatggtcaggggtccctttacctttatcccaatGCATAATTTTGAGTTTTCATACAATTTGGGGATTCAGCTTCATACGAGAACCCTATACTACCCCTTCTCAGGTGTCCACTTAGTTTACTATAAGGAAAAGGAGAGTTaattctctcttctctccccatctCAAATTTATAATGGTAGTTTTATGTTCTTGGGGTGTAACCAGAGACAGGAAGTGCAGATGAGAATCTCACAGACACACAGCATTCAAAGCTAGTTTATTCTGATCTTATGTTTATATTCTTCCAAGAGGTCATTTTAAGGTTCACCATGGAGTTACTGGATGATATGAAATTGTGGTGTCCCACTTGTTCAAAAAACTTCCACCTATACAAATAGGCTTTGCCTTCTTTGTCCCAATACCCTCCACGCACCCCAAAAATAGAGAGTTGGAAAAGGATTTATAGCAGATTTCCTGTTTATTCAGATGGTCACATTCTAGAGAGATGGAAGAAGTCAAATAATCTCCCAGTCTTCTTGAAGGTATTGCAGACTTTCAAGATTCACAGAACTCTTCATAGGGCTAAATAAGTATTTAGGGCATGAAGAGTTAGAAAAGGTGGCTGTGTGTAAACTTCATGTTTTACTCTGCAAGATATGTGTTAGGGTGAAGATCAAGAAAAACATCTTTTACACATGCGCTGTTGGTACTTAATTGACATAGCTGAATCAGGAAATCAGAAGGTGAGACAAGCACAAAAGGGAACACCTACTACTGTGATTTGGAAAGACTGCTGTCACTCCTTATACACTAATTCAAATACATGCAGGTATGGAACAATTGGAAGGGCAAGAAACTGGATTAACAGCTAAAAAAACACTTAGATTTGTATAAGCCCACATGTTACCTGTGTGATTTTAGaagctttttgaaaaaatcacattaCCACTTAACATGAGCAACAACAAAATTGAACTATAAATGTCATCAAAACTCTCAACTTCCCTAAAAGATTCCTAGTGCACGCCTTCTATTGATGTCTCTCTTGAGTTGGCAAAGGGCACATTGAGGGTAACACCAGAGAGTACAGTAGTCATCGCAGATGGATCCCTGTTAAAAAGAAATGAGGCAACTAGTAGATAATATTTGGAAAGAGAAATATTAAATACAGATGAAGAGTCAACAGGCAGCTTGGGACAAACTTCACTGGGGCATATATTTAAATGCCTGTAACTGAGCCCCAAAGCCTTTTGTTTTGGAGAAAAAATGCAATTAGCAAGAAAGGGCAGTAAAAGTAGATGGAATCTACTGGGTGATCTTTGCAGCAGATTGGCCAGAGAGTCTGGCTCCCAACTATTTTAACAATGCTAAACTCAAAGACTCCTTCCCCCCTCTACATTAGCTGAAATTAAGAACACTTGAAGGGGAAACAGGTGAGACTGCATGTGGAAAGGACACCGGTCACATCCACACTCTTAAACAGTAATTACTTCACCAAAGAATCTAGAAAGTATagttcaagggtgctgggaattgcagctctgtgacaagatctcacaactctcagcacccctaagAATCTACAGCCCTATTTTGAGACAGAAAAAtacagacattttttaaaaagaatgaaaggAAACTACAGTCcttgggattctttggggaaagctaaaGTGGTGCAGTTAAGCCTGTGGCGTgtgtgcatttaataataataataataataatatttttttatttataccccgtcatccccagccaagaccgggctcagggcttcACATGTgtggcaattaaaaacaaaaaacattaaaagtggGCAGGGTTCCGGGAAAAACAACTGGCAATCCCACTCGCCATTGAACCTAATGTATTTGGACTATACATGGTTTTGGCTTTAGGAGCAATCTCTGGGACGTAACACCcgcataagttgtgggcttactgtaaagagcatttaaATGTGCGGCATGGGTGTGACCTGTGTGCTCAAGTCTGGTACTAAAAATAAATGTGTAGGTGTGCTCAGAGACACCTTATTCCTtaattgtataataataataataatttatttagaccCTGCTCATGTGGCTGGGTTGccactgccactctgggcagcttccatcacgtataaaaataattttaaaaatcaaacatcaatagtaacaatctgatccaatataaaaagtcacaatgaCTTTAaaatattcaacaatccattagaatccaatagtaaacagtaaaattaaacatcagcaaataattaaCAGTTCACACTTATCAATTACTATAAAGAATTAGTAATGAGAGTATCTACACGCACATACTCGAGCTGCTATTTTGCACCTGAGATtctagtaaaaataaaacaactcaCTGTAGATCCTTAAAACCTGGATCTGCCCTCGCCAGGCTAGCTACACTTACCGGGATCCCATACTTGGTTCGGTAGACGGACCTCATTGCCACGCTTGTGCCGCAGAGGCAACATTCATTCATATCTGCGGCAACTTGGCATCCCAAACACAAATAGCAAAATGTTCCACAGAGACCTAGACAGAAGAGACCATGAAGAGGGCATCACTTGGCAGAGCGGGCTCCCGGTACAAGAAAACGACAAGCCGCAGGACCGTGAACAGGccaaagccacaaaaactttgccaacccctgccctagagaACAAGATAGcccaaccagaagcatttttactgggcattgttggGAGTGATACAAATAGAAAGGAATATAAGCttttttttatatgcaataacagcaacaagaatattattggcccaaaaatggaagcaagaagaattaccgacgattgaagaatggaggatgaagttaatggaccatgcagaattagataaactaacaagAAGGATTCAAAATCCTAAATTCactgaagactggagtaaatttacggactatttgaaaagtatttgtgaagatcagacgatgtttgtaggtttgcaagaagttttgtgaggagtattattggaaatattgcaaaaatggagaaggggaaggatgatttgttaagtgatgtaaaggcaatataaagttaagaaatgcataagaagtggttaaaacagtggatcaacagaggtgctgatggaagtctaaaaagattgtataccgtatttttcgttctataggacgcacattttcccctccaaaaattaaggggaaatgtgtgtgcgtcctatagagtgaatgcaggctgcgcggctaagcccaaaggcagaacaggaagacggagcactgcggagtgctccgtctcgctgctctagcttggggacggctgcgcgcaaacctctccagggcagcggggtgccttcaccccgctgtcctgcagaggctagcaaggctgttcccaagccagaacagcgagacggagggctccgtctcgctgctctagcttggggacggctgagcgcaaacctctccagggcagcggggtgccttcaccccgctgtcctgcagaggctagcaaggctgttcccaagccagaacagcgagacggagggctccgtctcgctgctctagcttggggacggctgcgcgcaaacctctgcagggcagcggggcgctgcgctccaaaggcttcagagatctttgaggctggcggtgggggaaagcagcgcttccccccaccgccagccccacaagctctggtgaatgtaccttgaacgcaccttgttttagaggggaagaacaagaaaaaaatttttttccctgttctccccctcctatggtctggtgcgtcctatggtccggtgcgtccaatggagcgaaaaatacggtaagtgataagttttgtggtacattttatcatttatatgttaaaatcaataaaaattattttttaaaaaaagagagaatgagaTAGCCCAGTTGTTTTACTTGATACAAGCCTGCTTCCTCTGTTTGGAATAATGAGCAATAGTTGGTTGACATGTCTTGCTTGACACCTGTCAAGGCAGACTGCATGTACCAGTTGCATCCCTGGCATGCAACCAGTCTGCAGTTTCATTAATGCAAGGTGCAAGGGGATTTCCAACTcagtggaactcagttccggcacttcAGGCTGGGGCCATTGCCATTAGAAGAGAacaaggcaccaggcaaaaacattcttcttcaatATTTAATATTCTACAGTTTTTACATGTGTTTGTGGTGGCTACTGCTTTGTTACGTctgttttaaccagtgctttttctttaaaaaaaaaaagtttaggggtactctcattttgactcaagaaaaccaccattttatagttcaaactgagaaaaagaaatacagtaaatagacaaaagtgcaaagattcaccaAATGTTTAGGGCAGGCATGTGCAAAATCCCTTTTGGGGGCCTAACCCAGGcaatttaatccagcccctgtggtagtacatgtcctggggtaaaaccctaaaaaaaaaaaaaaaaaaaaaagctcagcaacttcaattcTAAAAAAACTTCAGCAACTTTGGGCAGCCCTCaagcatgttcacttcatcaaatctcagatctggccctctttgaaaaaagtttgggcacccctggtttaggggtatgcgtacccctgcgtctccccagaaaaaaacactggttttAACTatcatttgtgcttttatcttgtatttttatcttgtgagcaGCCCTGAGATCTttcaatgaagggtggtatataaatctaattaataaatgattatatatatgtatttttttaaaaggacccaATGGAGAACACAGCCAGGGGAGAGAGAATTGTGCTTCCATAACAACCATGATGAGCAAGCTCATACTTGTTTAAGGTTTGCATCCAGAGTGCATACTGAGGCTGCCTTTCCCAACTCAACCCACTGAGTAAACCACCTTAATCTCCATGACAAAGGAGCGCTATCTGTACCATAGCTACTCACATACTCCGCAGTCACTAAAACAGTCACACAAGCCTGTCTGCCAGTAGCTCTGTTGTGATGGCTGGATAACCACAACTTGTGGCTGCTGTGTGATCACTGGCTGAGGGTTCATTTTCAGGGCTGCTGATtataaagaaaagagagagagagtgatgtTAAAATAAACAGATCTCCATTCTGAAAATACAATAATACAAATGTAAGGAACATgtctatgctgtgaactgccctgaactCTTCGGATGAAGGatgctatacaaatttaataaataaaattgtcacTGAAATTCTACTTAGTactgatccagagtagattccaatgtactgtatagttagcagagtaaaaacttaacacgttgcaggattccccccaaaatagaccagagacaattaatatttcatccagcagagcttgatTGAAGGCTGTTACGGAAATTACCCGGGTGGAGGgacacatctttaaagttaaatattacaaatattatgcctgaatgtatcctttcaacttgacagctcagggaagttacctagctttaaaaataatataaaatcatctcttttcccagtttcctccattccaaagctatttaccccttgaaaaaggactccaggaagttcccagaggtgacaattgctgggctcattgttagccaaaggaagccaaatctcatcacctgactcgcctcaggctccagacatgcaaaggaacttctattgtacttttgggtggtgggtacttaagacatatttgtctatgctaatcttatacctgagtcttgccctcgCATGTCTCCTTGTGCTAATCtcgtaccaaggacttgtctggacacgtcaaggttaacccctcccctttcgTGACATGTCAGTGACgtagcaatgatgtagcaatgatgctgtacgaactgtattctgggatatggtgggaagttttaaaagtctttgtcaccccatcctcagggtccaaaatttgctctttgaacctattgcgcaataaactcttggtctacagctatttggctggactccttcctttattccgcagggacctgtgggctctgcccgacgagctgggtgactgagcagcctcacacctagatttttccgtaacgctatacaaatttaataaataaaattgtcactgaaattctactcaatattgatccagagtagattctaATGTACTGTAcggttagcagagtaaaaacttaaacacgttgcaggattccccaaaaatagaccagaggcaattaatatttcatccagcagagcttgagtgaaggcaaataagcataatggtcacaaatataataatataatacattcaggattggcactgtccataagaaatccagttgcagcagacttaccttaaacttacaataacttaagTCTAAACCCTTAACACTATCTATATATAGAACACCATACCAGAAATaaaagagatggaaagagaaagtgaaacctaggctccttctggcctctgaggatagtcagcatgacctttaCGGATGATATAACAGAACTAGTTTAATCctgctgtactcagcttctctgaaggtattcagtgcttttttctggaggatGCAGAGGgatgcatgcccctaaacattttgtgaatatctgtacttttgtccatttactccccctcccccaatttgaactctaaaatggtggttttcttgagtcaaaatgagagtacccctaaacatttttttaagaaaaaaaaagcactgggcataaCCCAAACAGCACGCACTTTCTGcttccttctttcacacagagaagcttccagaaccctcttgaattaattagaataggaaagatctctacgcaTCTGATCAatgctttctgcactaagaaatgcaaagtgAAAATGCCTGCCCCCTTCTGCCTAGCCACACTACTTCTTGTAGACCAGATGTTTCCTCCCTATCTGACCCACAgaccccccttcctttccccatgGCAAGTTAGGCTTAAAACCGTTAGACAGTACCAGGAACAGTGCGGAAAGAGATTTGTTAAAGAAAGATACAGCAGACCACTGGCAAAGAAGCCTAGAAAAAACAGCAAAGAGTCTCATGGCACCTTGAAGATGAATGCGTTgattttgttagtctttaaggtgtcacaaaacTCTTGCATCAGACAAACACATTTGCCTTCTCTGGAACTAGAACTAAACACTAACCGGGGACAAATCTGAGGTGTGTTGAATGATACACCACATTAGAAGCAACTAGAGCAACAGGCTGGGCTTCACCCTTGCACATAGTTGTcaacatttccattttttaagggaaattcccttattccgaataggattcctcacaagaaaaggaggaagttggcagctatgccctTGCATGGCACACCTGAAATAAGGGAGAGCACTCTTAAGCATCTTCAAGCAGAGCATGCATTGTCACCAGTGGGAATTGGGAGAAAATAATATCAGGCATCTTTGCAGATTTGCAGTATTTATCACGTGTGTGGCAGTTCCTACTCTCCGCACTATGTGAATCTCATGATACCTGAGTGCTTAACTTGTCGCCTTTAATCTGGGGAGGGTGTCAGCCCACCATTAAGGGTGGAGTATCCAGAGTCAGGTGGCGAGGACACAGCcttgcccaggcataggcaaactcggccctccagatgttttttgggactacaactcccatcatccctagctaacaggaccagtggtcagggatgatgggagttgtagtccagaaacgtctggagggccgaatttgcctaggCCTGGCCTTGCCTCTCAGGACTCCTTGGGGCTCCCATGGGTGGGAGCAACCCAGTGGCatgcggtcagtggactaggggactACACTAATCCCCTAAATGTCCccagtaaattagagtattaaagtattaatgcctggcaccttcttcccaaagcccaggaagcttctgtctAGCTCAGGGAAGGAGACACGATGCTCCAACAGGGTCCAAGAACcctcccaccaccttcccaaaaaCCGCCCCCTCCCCCGGCTTTGGAAAGGAGACAGAAGGGCTCCAGAATCCTGTCAGAGGCCggacgcctccttcccaaagcctgggaagcttagggagggaggtgtgatgctcACATGCGCAACATCACccggccccctccccaaattgcccttacaagctggtgcctctggccctaaatgttcccctatgaaaaaattCAGTGCACGCCCCTGGAACACACACATTCTCCCTGATGCAGTGAGCACCTGCACACTCGACCATCTCGGTCTCCTAAGTCCCCTGACTataaaagcatgggggggggtggagggaacaACTCTGTTGCATCCATGCAGTTCTGAACTCTTTGGACTCTTCAAACTTGGATTGCTGCTTCAAGCTCAGCTCCCCTCACCCTGCCGGAGCAAAGCAGCTGTATATAtatagttccctgtaacctcacttcacgctatgagggaaccgccagaaagccctcagtgctggatcttagtgtccgggctgaatgatggacgggggtggagatgctccttcaggtatactggaccgaggccgtttagggctttaaaggtcagcaccaatactttgaattgtgctcgtaaatgtactggaagccaatgtaggtctttcaaggccactgttatatggtctcagcggccgctcccagtcaccagtctagctgccgcattctggattaattgcagtttctgggtcaccttcaaaggtagccccacgtagagcgcattgcagtagtccaagcgggagataactagagcagtgtttcccaaacgtttttgggcaacggcacacctgtttaccggaaaaaaatctcgcggcacaccaccattaaagccccgcccccgtgacgtcattcggggagccggcggcccgggcctgagctggaaggagaggcggtgcttttcggcacaaggcaatcggcctggaattgtttcccgcgcgctgcgaaagggaacagctgcggtcgcgcgaaccctccggcgctgggaggggaaagggcggagtcgcagagcaccagctggccgagcggttgcgcgcagcgttgcgcttttggagagcgtgcggctgctgctaggggatccggggacgtgagcaggcctggcccgacccgggttgaaggaggacaagccggcagcgcgccaagtgagttcggttgcgcacgacggcccccgctccccccacccccgccggatcctcgccgccgccgcctctcgcccgcctccctcccacggcacaccacccgatgtctcacggcacagtagtgtgccgcggaacaccggttgggaaacactgaactagagcatgcaccactctggcgagacagtctgcgggcaggtagggtctcagcctgcgtaccagatggagctgataaacagctgccctggacacagaattaacctgcgcccccatggacagctgtgagtccaaaatgactcccaggctgcgcacctggtccttcaggggcacagttaccccactcagaaccagggagtcccccacacccgcctgccccctgtcccccaaaaacagtacttctgtcttgtcaggattcaacctcaatctgttagccaccatccatcctcaaaccgcctccagacactcacacagcacCTTCATtgacttcactggttctgatttaaaagagaggtagagctgggtgtcatctg
Coding sequences:
- the PLAC8 gene encoding placenta-specific gene 8 protein, giving the protein MNPQPVITQQPQVVVIQPSQQSYWQTGLCDCFSDCGVCLCGTFCYLCLGCQVAADMNECCLCGTSVAMRSVYRTKYGIPGSICDDYCTLWCYPQCALCQLKRDINRRRALGIF